A single window of Pyxidicoccus xibeiensis DNA harbors:
- a CDS encoding LysM peptidoglycan-binding domain-containing protein → MALQDSYKDVLEVAKNVGAQVESREENGKLIIKGKVNHAFDRDRIWDQIKAKHPSWQNEVMVMLDVINAEPYGLYTVKSGDTLSKLAKDIYGDMKLYPKIFEANKDQLKNPDTIKVGQVLKLPPKSIAQA, encoded by the coding sequence ATGGCCCTGCAGGACAGCTACAAGGACGTGCTCGAGGTCGCGAAGAACGTCGGCGCCCAGGTCGAGTCTCGCGAGGAGAATGGCAAGCTCATCATCAAGGGGAAGGTGAACCACGCCTTCGACCGGGACCGCATCTGGGACCAGATCAAGGCGAAGCACCCGAGCTGGCAGAACGAGGTCATGGTCATGCTCGACGTCATCAACGCCGAGCCCTATGGCCTCTACACCGTGAAGTCCGGTGACACGCTGAGCAAGCTGGCCAAGGACATCTACGGGGACATGAAGCTCTACCCGAAGATTTTCGAGGCCAACAAGGACCAGCTGAAGAACCCGGACACCATCAAGGTGGGCCAGGTGCTGAAGCTGCCGCCCAAGTCCATCGCCCAGGCGTGA
- a CDS encoding SIR2 family NAD-dependent protein deacylase: MVDSFTSDDELRRLRERLRSTSWRQVVVLTGAGISVASGLPTYRGPGGLWTRPEAAEVPDAAMVAGEPSRVWSLFGPLRGPLRGAAPNAAHLALAEWESRLGPGQSFTLVTQNVDGLHTRAGSRNVVELHGSLLRTRCGNPECGLPPFEDVAERVRAEPCERCGQPLRPDITLFDEPLPVDAEWAAKKALRECDLFLAVGTSGTVAPASNFVRGAKYAGAWTLLVNLTPMQPRHPDFDVEVLGRAEELLPFLLGEGT; this comes from the coding sequence ATGGTGGACTCCTTCACGAGTGACGACGAGCTGCGGCGGCTGCGCGAAAGGCTGAGGTCGACTTCGTGGCGCCAGGTCGTGGTCCTCACCGGCGCGGGCATCTCCGTTGCCTCTGGACTGCCCACCTACCGCGGCCCGGGCGGGTTGTGGACGCGGCCGGAGGCGGCGGAGGTGCCAGACGCGGCGATGGTGGCCGGGGAGCCGTCACGGGTGTGGAGCTTGTTCGGGCCGCTTCGCGGGCCGCTTCGGGGCGCGGCTCCGAATGCGGCGCACCTCGCGCTGGCGGAGTGGGAGTCGCGGCTCGGTCCGGGGCAGTCCTTCACCCTGGTCACCCAGAACGTGGATGGGCTGCACACCCGGGCAGGCAGCCGCAATGTTGTCGAGCTGCATGGCTCGCTGCTGCGCACCCGCTGTGGCAATCCGGAGTGTGGGCTGCCGCCGTTCGAGGACGTCGCCGAGCGCGTGCGGGCGGAGCCGTGCGAGCGGTGTGGACAGCCGCTGCGACCGGACATCACCCTGTTCGACGAGCCGCTGCCCGTGGACGCGGAGTGGGCTGCGAAGAAGGCCCTGCGCGAGTGCGACCTCTTCCTCGCGGTGGGGACGTCCGGAACCGTCGCTCCGGCGTCGAACTTCGTCCGTGGAGCGAAGTACGCGGGGGCCTGGACGTTGCTGGTCAACCTGACGCCGATGCAGCCGCGCCACCCGGACTTCGACGTGGAGGTGCTGGGGCGCGCCGAGGAGTTATTGCCGTTCCTGCTGGGCGAGGGGACCTGA
- a CDS encoding DUF6209 family protein, protein MSNRIGRPTFAPTPPTVATPDRTVRPSGGEKPAAPTARGDGFDSRATRTGAPLLTSTLAPTPIPSRAAGLQPEVHSASGYEAHFGTGPGGRKARATVEGQGQVTLPGGNGRGPSFHAEAGKPLTVTVDPARLSKTSEKAELVWRMVPGGTEVAIPLTDGSRDADGRLNTLPAKIDVPENAFGLLRLSIRTTDAGGRVSNQWDPSSDAAIAPPEGATVVFSDDWKTQLDGKLRAGDKLQIAYDKDRLTELLGGREPSDVVACVSFNGEPPIEVPLTMQPGEGGKPGGMFMPSLKVPIEATEMSLWFKGQGEGNTGWDSSFGQNYKFKVGHARDDADPSWKAEMLRSTSFPNLKEEDFVGIGPSSQRYNCIAWTMGIQDQWVWPGTKVEDFDKLYATQGYKPMSELDLSNDPSLEKIVVYGLQPKNGRGQVEVTHGALMDEQGRLTSKIGTQPLIRHNSADDLTGPSYGEPVRVYVRPRQPAVNNS, encoded by the coding sequence ATGTCGAACCGCATTGGTCGCCCCACCTTCGCCCCCACTCCGCCGACCGTGGCGACCCCGGACCGCACGGTGCGCCCGTCCGGAGGCGAGAAGCCCGCCGCCCCCACGGCCCGGGGCGACGGGTTCGACTCGCGCGCCACCCGGACCGGCGCGCCCCTGCTGACCAGCACCCTGGCGCCCACGCCGATTCCCTCCCGCGCCGCCGGGCTCCAGCCCGAGGTGCACAGCGCCTCCGGCTACGAGGCCCACTTCGGCACGGGCCCGGGCGGCCGCAAGGCGCGCGCCACCGTGGAGGGCCAGGGCCAGGTCACGCTGCCCGGCGGCAACGGCCGGGGCCCGTCGTTCCACGCGGAGGCCGGCAAGCCGCTGACCGTGACGGTGGACCCGGCGCGCCTGTCGAAGACGTCCGAGAAGGCGGAGCTGGTGTGGCGCATGGTGCCGGGTGGCACGGAGGTCGCCATCCCCCTCACCGACGGCTCGCGCGACGCGGACGGCCGGCTGAACACGCTGCCCGCGAAGATTGACGTCCCCGAGAACGCCTTCGGCCTGCTGCGGCTGTCCATCCGCACCACGGACGCGGGCGGCCGGGTGTCGAACCAGTGGGACCCCAGCTCCGATGCCGCCATCGCCCCGCCCGAGGGCGCGACGGTGGTCTTCTCCGACGACTGGAAGACCCAGCTCGACGGCAAGCTGCGCGCGGGCGACAAGCTCCAGATTGCGTACGACAAGGACCGGCTCACCGAGCTGCTCGGCGGCCGGGAGCCCTCGGACGTCGTCGCCTGCGTCTCCTTCAACGGCGAGCCTCCCATCGAGGTGCCGCTGACGATGCAGCCGGGCGAGGGCGGCAAGCCGGGCGGCATGTTCATGCCCTCCCTCAAGGTGCCGATTGAGGCGACGGAGATGTCGCTCTGGTTCAAGGGTCAGGGCGAGGGGAACACGGGCTGGGACTCGTCCTTCGGGCAGAACTACAAGTTCAAGGTCGGCCACGCGCGGGACGACGCCGACCCCTCCTGGAAGGCGGAGATGCTGCGCAGCACCAGCTTCCCCAACCTGAAGGAAGAGGACTTCGTCGGCATCGGCCCCTCGTCGCAGCGCTACAACTGCATCGCCTGGACCATGGGCATCCAGGACCAGTGGGTGTGGCCGGGCACGAAGGTGGAGGACTTCGACAAGCTGTACGCGACGCAGGGCTACAAGCCCATGTCCGAGCTGGACCTGAGCAACGACCCCAGCCTCGAGAAGATTGTCGTCTACGGCCTCCAGCCGAAGAACGGGAGGGGCCAGGTTGAAGTGACGCACGGCGCGCTGATGGACGAGCAGGGCCGCCTGACGAGCAAGATTGGCACCCAGCCGCTCATCCGTCACAACAGCGCTGACGACCTCACCGGTCCTTCGTATGGTGAGCCCGTGCGCGTCTACGTGCGTCCCCGTCAGCCCGCGGTGAACAACTCATGA
- a CDS encoding BamA/TamA family outer membrane protein, with translation MELHGLQRLTEQQVRALIGASDTPPQGTLTAKEAQTFLRRLARTGLFARVEPRLRVPEQGPAVLEVHLEENPTVTSVELEGLQDLQAPELLEELFRLPHYFPDEDEDEDEDIIATLRLDTRRGTLSVIRSCPPPRPPREWVARLERDEFRPGIVLGGVAQALEQTLKDLRDDGYLLASLSGTLHPDGRLVVTVDEGRLEGVDVQGVGPEMAARVREELDLKPGDVFLRSDARRAMERLETRLPFLKPVDLDDDDDGLHRRARVVEEREADGTRRYRTQEQERRQKRRREQVEFELSLRQLTEWWEHEREGEGITLDGKRLVVHVRPRPPDLDLDLLPVHTQVTGFAPGVSGNLRIWDPKDRAHVTVDAALFIPLRLGGQRLPDDPEGTKRQRRLNLLGGAKVRVPALRLAELGAQVYDFTDTLDRWRLGDIDSYIYSFLINRPDREYFRRKGLTAFATWRWADDWLAGAEFRSDRYESMRSFTPPLTVFRRDSAPFTNSPVTEGRFKSVVLRLEYASDASPAADVGSLFRTPETTLFDRDSDSKKRASLRGLLTLEVGDGPGASGAADARFWKLVSDLSLDVPMGWDTGLRLRVRTAGGDDLPEQKREALGGWTALRGHGFKEFRGDVSLLTTAEYRWQFFGIFADVGSVRADDAWTEARLGLGGSFHFGDDVRLDVAWRTDEKATATPEARLLFVRTF, from the coding sequence ATGGAGCTTCACGGCCTCCAGCGACTGACGGAGCAGCAGGTGCGCGCGCTCATCGGAGCGTCCGACACGCCTCCCCAGGGCACGCTGACCGCGAAGGAGGCGCAGACGTTCCTCCGCCGGCTCGCGCGCACGGGCCTCTTCGCCCGCGTGGAGCCGCGCCTGCGCGTCCCCGAGCAGGGGCCCGCCGTGCTGGAGGTCCACCTGGAGGAGAACCCCACCGTCACCTCCGTGGAGCTGGAGGGACTCCAGGACCTCCAGGCCCCCGAGCTGCTGGAGGAGCTGTTCCGCCTCCCGCACTACTTCCCCGACGAGGACGAAGACGAGGACGAGGACATCATCGCCACCCTGCGCCTCGACACCCGCCGCGGCACGCTGTCGGTCATCCGCTCGTGCCCGCCTCCGCGCCCCCCGCGCGAGTGGGTGGCCCGCCTGGAGCGTGACGAGTTCCGGCCCGGCATCGTCCTGGGTGGCGTGGCCCAGGCGCTGGAGCAGACGCTGAAGGACCTGCGTGACGACGGCTACCTCCTCGCGAGCCTGTCCGGCACCCTGCACCCGGATGGCCGGCTGGTGGTGACGGTGGACGAGGGCCGGCTGGAGGGCGTGGACGTGCAGGGCGTGGGCCCGGAGATGGCCGCGCGGGTGCGTGAGGAGCTGGACCTGAAGCCCGGCGACGTCTTCCTGCGCAGTGACGCGCGGCGGGCCATGGAGCGCCTGGAGACGCGCCTGCCCTTCCTGAAGCCCGTGGACCTGGACGATGACGACGACGGGTTGCACCGCCGGGCCCGCGTCGTCGAGGAGCGAGAGGCCGACGGCACACGGCGCTACCGCACGCAGGAGCAGGAGCGCCGCCAGAAGCGCCGGCGCGAGCAGGTGGAGTTCGAGCTCAGCTTGCGCCAGCTCACCGAGTGGTGGGAGCACGAGCGCGAGGGAGAGGGCATCACCCTCGACGGGAAGCGCCTGGTGGTGCACGTGCGCCCGCGTCCCCCGGACCTGGACCTGGACCTGCTGCCGGTCCACACACAGGTGACGGGCTTCGCGCCGGGCGTGTCGGGCAACCTGCGCATCTGGGACCCGAAGGACCGGGCCCACGTCACGGTGGACGCGGCCCTCTTCATCCCGCTGCGGCTGGGAGGCCAGCGCCTGCCGGACGACCCCGAGGGGACGAAGCGCCAGCGCCGGCTGAACCTGCTGGGCGGTGCGAAGGTACGGGTGCCCGCCCTCCGGCTCGCGGAGCTGGGCGCCCAGGTGTACGACTTCACCGACACGCTGGACCGCTGGCGGCTGGGAGACATCGACTCGTACATCTACTCGTTCCTCATCAACCGGCCGGACCGCGAGTACTTCCGCCGCAAGGGCCTCACCGCCTTCGCCACCTGGCGCTGGGCGGACGACTGGCTCGCGGGCGCCGAGTTCCGCTCGGACCGCTACGAGTCGATGCGCAGCTTCACCCCGCCGCTCACCGTGTTCCGTCGTGACTCGGCGCCCTTCACCAACTCGCCGGTGACCGAGGGCCGCTTCAAGTCCGTGGTGCTCCGGCTGGAGTACGCCAGCGACGCGTCACCCGCCGCGGACGTGGGCTCCCTCTTCCGTACGCCGGAGACGACCCTCTTCGACCGGGATAGCGACTCGAAGAAGCGCGCCTCCCTGCGCGGGCTGCTCACGCTGGAGGTGGGTGACGGCCCGGGTGCCTCCGGCGCCGCTGACGCGCGGTTCTGGAAGCTGGTGAGTGACCTGTCGCTGGACGTACCCATGGGCTGGGACACGGGGCTGCGCCTGCGCGTGCGCACCGCCGGCGGCGACGACCTGCCCGAGCAGAAGCGCGAGGCGCTGGGCGGCTGGACGGCGCTGCGGGGCCATGGCTTCAAGGAGTTCCGCGGCGACGTGTCGCTGCTCACCACGGCGGAGTACCGCTGGCAGTTCTTCGGCATCTTCGCGGACGTGGGCTCGGTGCGCGCGGACGACGCGTGGACGGAGGCGCGGCTGGGTCTGGGTGGCAGCTTCCACTTCGGCGATGACGTGCGCCTGGACGTCGCGTGGCGCACCGACGAGAAGGCCACGGCCACGCCGGAAGCACGGCTGCTCTTCGTAAGGACGTTCTGA
- a CDS encoding acyl-CoA dehydrogenase family protein, with amino-acid sequence MTIARPAEAPSEAPVVHPLLAAAEAMFPRLSARSDEIESARRLPPDLAAELAREGFFRMMIPQALGGLELHPALSFQAIESLSKADGATGWCVMIGAATALVSAWLPETAARSIYGPADAITGGVAAPIGRAERVEGGYRVSGRWPWASGAQHCQWLVGGGVVTEGGKPRLVREGVPETRTFFFPIQSVVLHDTWYASGLCGTGSGDMEVKDVFVPEEYTFALVGQRPRIASPLYGFPFGLLGLGIPAVALGLARRAIDELMALSRQKTLMLERRLLAARPAAQEAVADAEATVRSARAFLLEAINAIYAESTRGPVSVRSRAELRLAMTHATRSAARAVDRMYEAAGGTAVFRSSPLQRCFRDVHTATQHAMVAPATLELTGGLLLGQELPTFTL; translated from the coding sequence ATGACGATTGCCCGTCCCGCCGAGGCCCCCTCCGAAGCTCCCGTGGTGCATCCCCTGCTGGCCGCCGCCGAGGCGATGTTCCCGCGCCTGTCCGCGCGCTCCGACGAAATCGAGAGTGCCCGCCGCCTGCCGCCGGACCTCGCCGCCGAGCTGGCCCGGGAGGGCTTCTTCCGCATGATGATTCCCCAGGCCCTGGGCGGCCTGGAGCTGCACCCGGCCCTGTCCTTCCAGGCCATCGAGTCGCTGTCGAAGGCGGACGGCGCCACGGGCTGGTGCGTGATGATTGGCGCGGCCACCGCGCTCGTCTCCGCCTGGCTGCCGGAGACCGCGGCACGGAGCATCTACGGCCCCGCGGACGCCATCACCGGAGGCGTGGCGGCGCCTATCGGCCGGGCCGAGCGCGTCGAGGGTGGCTACCGCGTCTCCGGCCGCTGGCCCTGGGCGAGCGGCGCGCAGCACTGCCAGTGGCTGGTGGGCGGCGGGGTGGTGACCGAGGGCGGCAAGCCCCGCCTGGTGCGCGAGGGCGTGCCCGAGACGCGCACCTTCTTCTTCCCCATCCAGAGCGTGGTGCTGCACGACACCTGGTACGCCTCGGGCCTGTGCGGCACGGGCAGCGGTGACATGGAGGTGAAGGACGTCTTCGTGCCGGAGGAGTACACGTTCGCGCTCGTGGGCCAGCGCCCGCGCATCGCCTCGCCGCTCTACGGCTTCCCCTTCGGCCTGCTGGGACTGGGAATCCCGGCCGTGGCGCTGGGCCTCGCCCGCCGTGCCATCGACGAGCTGATGGCGCTGTCCCGCCAGAAGACGCTGATGCTGGAGCGCCGCCTCCTGGCCGCGCGTCCCGCGGCCCAGGAAGCCGTCGCGGATGCCGAGGCCACCGTGCGCTCCGCCCGCGCCTTCCTCCTGGAGGCCATCAACGCCATCTACGCCGAGTCCACGCGGGGCCCCGTCTCCGTACGCTCCCGCGCCGAGCTGCGGCTGGCGATGACGCACGCCACCCGGAGCGCCGCGCGCGCGGTGGACCGCATGTACGAGGCCGCCGGAGGTACCGCGGTCTTCCGCTCCAGCCCGCTGCAGCGCTGCTTCCGGGACGTCCACACCGCCACCCAGCACGCCATGGTGGCCCCCGCCACGCTGGAGCTCACCGGCGGGCTGCTGCTGGGCCAGGAGTTGCCCACCTTCACGCTGTAG
- a CDS encoding sigma-54-dependent transcriptional regulator → MKPGPRILVVDDDPGVLKALRGLLADEGFTPVEARSTAEATKLLDAPEGPPAVMLLDLRMPAETGLEFLARLPKPLPAPVVVLSGEASPAEAVQALKLGATDFVEKPPSPERLITALRNAMALGLLQEERERLLDALARPGHLVGESPGMESLRHLIARVGPSDAAVLITGETGTGKERVARALHLASGRKGRLVAVNCAAIPSTLLESELFGHEKGAFSGAVSRRAGRIEQAHSGTLFLDELGDMPLELQAKLLRVLETKEVERLGGSVPVPVDARILAATHQDLARAVREGRFRQDLFFRLNVMPLQIPPLRERPEDLLPLVRAFAAELAGPNVPLVLAPGAEAALRAYPWPGNVRELRNLIERLNLLRGDGPLTLGPEVIHGPSVTAAPARPSLGDKSYREHVEDFERDLIRAALQQGESIAGAARLLQVDRGNLYRRIKALGLPVP, encoded by the coding sequence ATGAAGCCCGGCCCCCGGATTCTCGTCGTCGATGACGACCCTGGCGTCCTCAAGGCCCTGCGCGGCCTGCTGGCGGACGAGGGCTTCACCCCGGTGGAAGCGCGCTCCACCGCCGAGGCCACGAAGCTGCTCGATGCACCCGAGGGCCCGCCCGCGGTGATGCTGCTGGATTTGCGCATGCCGGCAGAGACGGGCCTGGAGTTCCTCGCGCGCCTGCCGAAGCCCCTGCCCGCGCCGGTGGTGGTGCTGTCGGGTGAAGCCTCTCCGGCGGAGGCCGTGCAGGCGCTGAAGCTGGGCGCCACGGACTTCGTGGAGAAGCCGCCGTCTCCCGAGCGGCTCATCACCGCGCTGCGCAACGCGATGGCGCTGGGCCTGCTCCAGGAGGAGCGCGAGCGACTGCTGGATGCGCTGGCGCGGCCCGGGCACCTCGTGGGTGAAAGCCCGGGCATGGAGTCACTGCGCCACCTCATCGCGCGAGTGGGCCCGAGCGACGCCGCGGTGCTCATCACCGGCGAGACGGGCACGGGCAAGGAGCGTGTCGCGCGGGCGCTGCACCTGGCGTCGGGACGCAAGGGGCGGCTCGTCGCCGTCAACTGCGCGGCCATCCCCTCCACGCTGCTGGAGAGCGAGCTGTTCGGCCACGAGAAGGGCGCCTTCTCCGGGGCCGTGAGCCGGCGCGCGGGCCGCATCGAGCAGGCGCACAGCGGCACGCTGTTCCTCGATGAACTGGGCGACATGCCGCTGGAGCTCCAGGCGAAGCTGCTGCGCGTGCTGGAGACGAAGGAGGTGGAGCGGCTGGGAGGCTCGGTGCCGGTGCCGGTGGACGCGCGCATCCTCGCGGCCACGCACCAGGACCTCGCCCGCGCCGTGCGCGAGGGCCGCTTCCGGCAGGACCTGTTCTTCCGCCTCAATGTGATGCCGTTGCAGATACCGCCGCTGCGCGAGCGTCCCGAAGACCTGCTCCCGCTGGTCCGCGCCTTCGCGGCCGAGCTCGCGGGGCCGAACGTCCCGCTGGTGCTGGCTCCGGGAGCCGAAGCCGCGCTGCGCGCCTATCCGTGGCCCGGCAACGTGCGCGAGCTGCGCAACCTCATCGAGCGGCTCAACCTGCTGCGGGGCGACGGTCCGCTCACGCTGGGGCCGGAGGTCATCCACGGGCCTTCCGTGACGGCCGCGCCCGCGCGTCCCTCGCTGGGAGACAAGAGCTACCGCGAGCACGTGGAGGACTTCGAGCGAGACCTCATCCGCGCCGCGCTCCAGCAGGGCGAGAGCATCGCCGGGGCCGCGCGGCTGCTCCAGGTGGACCGGGGCAACCTCTACCGGCGCATCAAGGCACTCGGACTTCCGGTGCCCTGA
- a CDS encoding sensor histidine kinase: MGSPRPPPPRFRRKLLVVMLLAGLVPLVLLGLLAQSALERVLSVSVAPVEGVLDTVSADLERRGVPQDALNEARLNLAQAELARRALVRRVPAFIAALVLVSGGVLALSAVLLGRALTRPVVTLTEGMWAYARGDLSVRLAAPEPPRDELQFLLGQFNRMGQELLVQRERLKSAEQIAAWQDVARALAHELKNPLTAMKLSLARLSRTDASMPTDATRITEAVALLQEEVDLLMRMTQSFSTFARLPAPRFQDVALRPLLSEVCALYAGTSPVPVELLPGPEPTLRADPDGLRRLFGNLVKNATEASPAGAPPVRVALEPVQDGAVRVTVTDGGSGVPSVLEGSALTRGLFSTKPEGSGLGLPISAKIVHEHGGTLRLEPAPGGGTLARVDLPLTPPASA; encoded by the coding sequence ATGGGGTCGCCCCGCCCTCCCCCACCCCGCTTCCGCCGCAAGCTGCTGGTGGTGATGCTGCTCGCGGGGCTGGTGCCGCTGGTGCTGCTCGGCCTGCTGGCCCAGAGCGCGCTGGAGCGGGTGCTGTCCGTCTCCGTTGCCCCCGTGGAGGGCGTGCTCGACACCGTCTCCGCGGACCTGGAGCGCCGGGGCGTGCCCCAGGACGCGCTGAACGAGGCGCGGCTCAACCTCGCCCAGGCGGAGCTGGCGCGACGGGCCCTGGTGCGCCGCGTGCCCGCGTTCATCGCCGCCCTGGTGCTCGTCTCCGGCGGAGTGCTGGCCCTCTCGGCGGTGCTGCTCGGCCGCGCCCTCACCCGCCCCGTCGTCACCCTCACCGAGGGCATGTGGGCCTACGCACGCGGGGACCTGTCCGTGCGCCTCGCCGCCCCCGAGCCTCCGCGCGACGAGCTCCAGTTCCTCCTGGGCCAGTTCAACCGCATGGGCCAGGAGCTGCTCGTCCAGCGCGAGCGCCTCAAGTCCGCCGAGCAGATTGCCGCGTGGCAGGACGTGGCCCGCGCCCTGGCGCATGAGCTGAAGAACCCGCTCACCGCAATGAAGCTCTCGCTCGCACGTCTGTCCCGCACGGACGCGAGCATGCCCACCGACGCCACCCGCATCACCGAGGCCGTGGCCCTGCTCCAGGAAGAGGTGGACCTCCTGATGCGGATGACCCAGAGCTTCTCCACCTTCGCGAGGCTGCCCGCCCCGCGCTTCCAGGACGTAGCCCTGCGCCCGCTGCTGTCCGAGGTGTGCGCCCTCTACGCGGGCACCTCGCCCGTCCCCGTGGAGCTGCTGCCCGGTCCCGAGCCCACCCTCCGCGCGGACCCGGACGGCCTGCGCCGCCTCTTCGGCAACCTGGTGAAGAACGCCACCGAGGCGTCTCCTGCCGGGGCTCCACCCGTGCGCGTCGCGCTGGAGCCCGTGCAGGACGGCGCCGTGCGAGTCACGGTGACGGACGGTGGCAGCGGCGTCCCGAGCGTCCTGGAAGGCTCTGCCCTCACCCGGGGCCTGTTCAGCACCAAGCCCGAGGGCAGCGGCCTGGGCCTGCCCATCTCGGCGAAGATCGTCCATGAGCACGGCGGCACGCTGCGGCTCGAACCTGCGCCCGGAGGCGGTACGCTGGCGCGCGTGGACCTCCCCCTCACTCCCCCGGCCTCCGCATGA
- a CDS encoding NADP-dependent oxidoreductase, which translates to MSPLPSRQVVLARHIPGLPSPEDFRVEPVDVPDPKEGELRVRTHYVSVDPGTLSRLGGVASYAPPLAPGDVIHSAAVGEVLESRHASFAVGDLVLGAWGWRAHAVVGGRGLRKVEPGPEPLSAELGVLGIPGLTAYFGILELGQPKAGETVLVSSAAGAVGSIAGQLAKRRGARVVGTAGGPAKCRWLVEELGFDVAVDYRAEPDLEAALRRAAPEGYGVFLDNVGGTTLDAALACMAQRGRVVVSGLVADYGVPAKQRAGLKNTPYLITHRLRMEGFVVLDYAERFPQARAELRQWLADGTLRHREHVVEGLDAAPAAFAGLFRGENFGRALVRVLKTPGPPSR; encoded by the coding sequence ATGAGCCCTCTGCCCAGCCGCCAGGTCGTCCTGGCCCGCCACATCCCCGGGTTGCCCTCGCCGGAGGACTTCCGCGTGGAGCCGGTGGACGTCCCCGACCCGAAGGAGGGCGAGCTGCGGGTGCGCACGCACTACGTGTCGGTGGACCCGGGGACGCTTTCCCGCCTGGGGGGTGTGGCCTCCTATGCGCCGCCCCTGGCTCCGGGCGACGTCATCCACAGCGCCGCGGTGGGAGAGGTGCTCGAGTCGCGCCATGCGAGCTTCGCCGTGGGGGACCTCGTCCTCGGCGCGTGGGGCTGGCGGGCGCACGCGGTGGTAGGTGGGCGCGGCTTGCGGAAGGTGGAGCCAGGACCCGAGCCGCTGTCCGCCGAGCTGGGCGTGCTCGGCATCCCCGGACTGACGGCGTACTTCGGCATCCTGGAGCTGGGGCAGCCGAAGGCGGGGGAGACGGTGCTCGTCTCGTCCGCGGCGGGCGCGGTGGGCTCCATCGCGGGGCAGCTGGCGAAGCGGCGGGGCGCGAGGGTGGTGGGCACCGCGGGCGGGCCGGCGAAGTGCCGGTGGCTGGTGGAGGAGCTGGGCTTCGACGTGGCCGTGGACTACCGCGCCGAGCCGGACCTGGAGGCGGCCCTCCGCCGCGCCGCGCCCGAGGGGTATGGCGTGTTCCTCGACAACGTGGGGGGCACCACGCTGGATGCCGCGCTGGCGTGCATGGCGCAAAGAGGCCGCGTGGTGGTGTCGGGGCTGGTGGCCGACTACGGCGTGCCGGCGAAGCAGCGCGCGGGGCTGAAGAACACGCCGTACCTCATCACCCACCGGCTGCGCATGGAGGGCTTCGTGGTGCTCGACTACGCGGAGCGCTTCCCCCAGGCGCGGGCCGAGCTCCGGCAGTGGCTGGCCGACGGGACGCTGCGCCACCGGGAGCACGTGGTGGAGGGGCTGGACGCCGCGCCCGCCGCCTTCGCCGGCCTCTTCCGGGGCGAGAACTTCGGACGCGCGCTGGTCCGCGTCCTCAAGACTCCAGGTCCACCGTCACGATGA